In one window of Pseudodesulfovibrio sediminis DNA:
- the lptC gene encoding LPS export ABC transporter periplasmic protein LptC encodes MQGRPALFFALIFVVGLGLGIAVKTLFFSDPIIETEATSTTTANTRQRLLEEADVSAEDIELVQGKRGSMTWKLLAKTAKYNQSVGLIGVEYPQLTAFFGDDRQEVYVRADHGEVDQKNDNLTLYDGVSGRFGNMALDAQHLDYVGAIGKVYLKGGVTVRRPDMTVQATALEIDLVTRQMVAAGGVEALLAPKGLDNNPLIENEE; translated from the coding sequence ATGCAAGGGCGTCCGGCGTTGTTTTTCGCCTTGATCTTTGTTGTCGGGCTTGGGCTCGGTATCGCGGTCAAAACACTCTTTTTTTCTGACCCGATTATTGAAACCGAGGCCACGTCGACCACTACGGCCAATACACGTCAGCGATTGCTCGAAGAAGCGGATGTCTCCGCAGAAGATATTGAGCTTGTTCAGGGAAAACGAGGGAGCATGACCTGGAAGTTGTTGGCTAAAACAGCCAAGTATAACCAGAGTGTCGGCCTTATCGGCGTTGAATATCCTCAGCTGACCGCTTTTTTTGGTGATGATCGTCAGGAAGTCTATGTCCGTGCCGATCACGGAGAAGTTGATCAGAAAAATGATAATCTGACCCTGTATGACGGTGTCAGCGGTCGTTTTGGAAACATGGCTCTTGATGCACAACACCTTGATTATGTTGGTGCAATTGGTAAAGTATACCTCAAAGGCGGAGTGACGGTCCGTCGACCGGACATGACGGTTCAGGCCACTGCGCTTGAAATTGATCTGGTGACACGCCAAATGGTCGCAGCTGGCGGAGTGGAAGCTCTGTTGGCTCCCAAAGGGCTGGACAACAATCCGCTGATTGAAAATGAAGAGTGA
- a CDS encoding KdsC family phosphatase translates to MVDAAFELARNIKLLVLDVDGVLTDGGLYYGDDGIVMKRFNVQDGLGIKLAQASGLEIGVITGLNQKPVEKRVTELGIKYYYSGKHDKAPLFKEICDQVGIQPSEAAFMGDDWIDLGVMAVAGLAMSVPNAVPETLSVADWVSTRRGGDGAVREAISFILEARGLKEEAWKQWAE, encoded by the coding sequence GTGGTTGATGCAGCATTCGAGCTCGCAAGGAATATCAAGCTGCTCGTTCTTGACGTGGACGGCGTCCTCACGGACGGAGGGCTGTATTATGGCGACGATGGTATTGTCATGAAGCGTTTCAATGTTCAGGACGGTCTCGGCATCAAGCTTGCTCAGGCATCAGGGCTTGAAATCGGGGTCATAACCGGTTTGAATCAAAAGCCGGTCGAGAAACGGGTTACCGAGCTTGGAATCAAATATTATTATTCCGGCAAGCATGACAAGGCTCCCCTGTTCAAAGAGATTTGTGACCAGGTCGGTATTCAGCCATCCGAAGCGGCCTTCATGGGTGATGACTGGATTGATCTTGGTGTCATGGCCGTGGCTGGTTTGGCCATGTCTGTGCCAAACGCGGTGCCTGAAACCCTCTCGGTAGCTGATTGGGTTTCCACCCGCCGAGGAGGTGATGGCGCAGTGCGTGAAGCCATATCCTTTATTCTTGAAGCACGCGGGCTCAAAGAAGAGGCCTGGAAACAGTGGGCGGAATAA
- the kdsA gene encoding 3-deoxy-8-phosphooctulonate synthase produces the protein MTDLYTASLEGPFIIAGPCALESREIALQAAETLAGLADKLGLTLIFKSSFDKANRTSVTSFRGPGMEKGLTMLSEVKSTFGLPVVTDIHHPEQAAPVAEVADVLQIPAFLCRQTDLLVAAAKTGAVVNIKKGQFLAPWDMKNAVDKVRASGNERVWLTERGSTYGYNNLVVDMRSIPQMRAFDVPVVMDATHSVQLPGGMGGSSGGQREYVPVLASAAVAAGANGVFMEVHPDPDKALCDGPNSLPLDQVESLLVRLKALWELNRG, from the coding sequence ATGACAGACCTCTATACAGCAAGTCTGGAAGGGCCGTTCATTATTGCCGGGCCTTGTGCACTTGAAAGCAGGGAGATCGCTCTTCAGGCTGCCGAGACCCTGGCCGGACTGGCAGATAAACTGGGTCTGACGCTGATCTTCAAGAGTTCTTTTGACAAAGCGAACAGGACGTCCGTGACCAGTTTTCGTGGTCCGGGCATGGAAAAAGGACTGACAATGCTGTCCGAGGTCAAATCGACCTTCGGACTGCCAGTTGTCACGGACATCCACCACCCCGAACAAGCCGCACCCGTGGCCGAGGTGGCGGATGTGCTTCAGATTCCGGCTTTTCTGTGTCGTCAAACCGACCTACTCGTGGCTGCGGCCAAGACCGGGGCCGTTGTCAATATCAAGAAAGGGCAGTTTCTGGCTCCATGGGATATGAAAAACGCCGTGGACAAGGTACGCGCTTCGGGCAACGAACGAGTTTGGCTCACGGAGCGCGGCTCCACCTATGGTTACAACAACCTTGTCGTGGATATGCGTTCCATTCCGCAGATGCGTGCGTTTGATGTGCCTGTGGTCATGGATGCAACGCACTCGGTTCAGTTGCCCGGCGGCATGGGTGGTTCAAGTGGCGGGCAGCGGGAGTACGTTCCGGTGTTGGCCTCGGCTGCAGTGGCCGCGGGCGCCAACGGTGTCTTTATGGAGGTACACCCCGATCCAGACAAGGCCTTGTGTGATGGCCCCAACAGCCTCCCACTGGACCAGGTCGAGTCGCTGCTTGTCCGTTTGAAAGCCTTGTGGGAGTTGAATCGTGGTTGA